A single window of [Clostridium] hylemonae DSM 15053 DNA harbors:
- a CDS encoding FeoA family protein, which translates to MMPLTMLGSGETASIKRVGGQNEVKKFLESLGFVTGEEVKVVSENGGSIIVQVKESRVAVSRGIANKIMV; encoded by the coding sequence ATGATGCCACTGACAATGCTTGGATCGGGTGAAACCGCATCGATCAAACGTGTAGGGGGACAAAATGAAGTGAAGAAATTCCTGGAGAGCCTTGGTTTTGTGACCGGAGAAGAAGTGAAGGTAGTCTCGGAGAACGGAGGCAGCATAATCGTACAGGTAAAGGAATCCAGAGTCGCGGTCAGCAGAGGGATCGCAAACAAGATCATGGTTTAG
- a CDS encoding Fur family transcriptional regulator encodes MNQEERLQEITNRLKENGYRITSQRKMLLEVILSNEHSSCKEIYFAAKQIDNRLGIATVYRTVQLLEDLDLIRKEMAVQI; translated from the coding sequence ATGAACCAGGAAGAACGTCTGCAGGAGATAACAAACCGCCTGAAAGAAAATGGATACCGGATCACGAGCCAGAGAAAGATGCTGCTGGAAGTCATACTCAGCAATGAACATTCTTCCTGTAAAGAGATCTATTTTGCCGCAAAGCAGATAGACAACAGACTTGGCATTGCAACTGTATACCGTACCGTACAGCTGCTGGAGGACCTTGATCTGATCAGGAAAGAGATGGCGGTGCAGATATAA
- a CDS encoding FeoB-associated Cys-rich membrane protein: protein MALAAISSVVSTAAVGLIVLGIVALIVRSMWKKKKAGGSCGCGCSGCAHSCGMKSADERK from the coding sequence ATGGCATTGGCAGCAATCAGCAGCGTTGTTTCAACGGCAGCAGTAGGGCTTATCGTACTCGGTATCGTTGCCCTTATCGTCCGCAGTATGTGGAAGAAGAAAAAGGCGGGTGGCTCCTGCGGATGCGGCTGCAGCGGATGTGCCCACAGCTGCGGGATGAAGTCCGCGGATGAAAGGAAGTAG
- a CDS encoding M24 family metallopeptidase → MDQNKVSRVLKSMEENGVPQMIISDPVAIFYLTGAWIHPGERLLALYLNVNGNHKMMINKLFPQEKDLGVDIVWYDDIEDGVEIMSRFVEKDKVMGIDKTWPAKFLIRLQELGGGSKFVNGSPIVDYIRMIKDEGEQELMRESSRLNDIAMEKLIPWVSKGLTERELNAKIREIYKELGCGDVSFDPITAYAKGAADPHHVTDDSKGKRGDCVVLDIGAFKDNYASDMTRTVFIGEVSDRAKEIYDIVVEANRRGIEAAKPGNRMCDVDLAARNYIEEKGFGQYFTHRTGHSIGLEDHEFGDVSSVNEDIIKVGQCFSVEPGIYIQEEGIGVRIEDLVIITEDGCEVLNHFTKDLIVVPEE, encoded by the coding sequence ATGGACCAGAACAAAGTTTCAAGAGTTTTAAAGTCAATGGAAGAAAACGGAGTCCCGCAGATGATCATATCTGATCCGGTAGCCATCTTCTATCTGACAGGAGCATGGATTCATCCAGGTGAAAGATTACTTGCATTGTATCTCAATGTAAACGGTAATCACAAAATGATGATCAACAAACTGTTTCCACAGGAAAAAGATCTTGGGGTAGATATCGTGTGGTATGATGACATCGAGGACGGTGTTGAGATCATGAGCAGATTTGTTGAAAAAGACAAGGTTATGGGAATTGACAAGACATGGCCTGCAAAATTCCTGATCCGTCTGCAGGAACTGGGCGGCGGAAGCAAATTTGTAAACGGTTCTCCTATCGTTGACTACATCCGTATGATAAAGGATGAAGGCGAGCAGGAACTGATGAGGGAATCCTCCAGACTGAATGATATCGCTATGGAAAAGCTGATTCCATGGGTATCAAAAGGACTTACGGAGAGAGAGCTGAACGCCAAGATCCGTGAGATCTACAAAGAGCTTGGCTGCGGAGATGTGTCATTCGACCCGATCACAGCTTATGCAAAAGGTGCGGCGGATCCGCATCACGTAACGGACGATTCCAAGGGAAAACGCGGCGACTGCGTAGTGCTTGACATCGGTGCGTTCAAAGACAATTATGCGTCTGACATGACAAGAACAGTATTTATCGGCGAAGTGTCCGACCGCGCAAAGGAAATCTACGATATTGTAGTTGAGGCCAACAGACGTGGTATCGAAGCCGCAAAACCGGGCAACAGAATGTGCGACGTAGACCTGGCTGCAAGAAACTACATCGAAGAAAAAGGGTTTGGACAGTATTTTACGCACAGGACAGGACATTCCATCGGTCTTGAAGACCATGAGTTCGGAGATGTGTCTTCTGTAAATGAGGATATCATCAAAGTCGGACAGTGCTTCTCCGTAGAACCGGGCATCTATATCCAGGAAGAGGGCATCGGCGTACGTATCGAAGATCTTGTGATCATTACAGAGGACGGATGCGAAGTGCTGAACCACTTCACGAAAGACCTTATTGTAGTACCGGAAGAGTAA
- a CDS encoding MATE family efflux transporter codes for MRKNWAKDCLPAVFALLLSGLYSIVDGLFIGRAVGDAGLAAVNIAWPLPAFVTAVGVGSGMGGSILYSNCRGMGEGEKSSKIYGQTVTLLIVEGLFITGVLYCLYPQMLRILGASGDVSVKAGDYSEVIILGAVFQTVGTGIIPILRNRGRALGAVAGMSAGMLVNLVLNYILIFRFGLGVRGAALGTVAAQLVTALTGFFLIYGKGEEPLKLTLDRKTAVHILRTGASAFGLSLAPSLILVFTNQRCLQYGGGAAVACYAVISYITFPVQYILTGIGDGSQPLMSYYCGGDRMEELAYIRSTGERFAAAAGLLLALLVYAVKPVIPDVFGLSKRSAAYFDTGMTVSSTAFFVMGPVKFHIAYMNSVLRIKDASRLIYGETLIAMPVLLFILPEIWGINGVWAAFPAGQLVMLLIFNICFTRRKSRLNTAVVRCGR; via the coding sequence TTGAGAAAAAATTGGGCAAAGGATTGCCTGCCCGCGGTTTTCGCCCTGCTGCTGTCCGGGCTTTATTCGATCGTGGACGGCCTGTTCATCGGACGGGCTGTGGGTGACGCGGGACTTGCAGCCGTCAATATCGCCTGGCCGCTGCCGGCTTTCGTAACAGCCGTTGGCGTCGGATCGGGGATGGGAGGCAGCATCCTCTACTCTAACTGCAGGGGGATGGGTGAGGGGGAAAAGAGCAGTAAAATTTACGGCCAGACAGTGACGCTTTTGATCGTGGAAGGCCTCTTTATAACCGGGGTCCTGTATTGTTTATATCCGCAGATGTTACGCATACTCGGAGCCTCGGGAGATGTCAGCGTAAAAGCGGGAGATTACAGTGAGGTCATTATACTGGGCGCTGTTTTTCAGACCGTCGGTACGGGCATCATCCCCATCCTGCGCAATAGAGGAAGGGCTCTTGGAGCTGTGGCAGGCATGTCTGCGGGAATGCTTGTGAATCTCGTACTGAATTATATTCTGATCTTCCGGTTTGGTCTGGGTGTCCGCGGCGCGGCGCTGGGAACTGTGGCGGCGCAGCTTGTGACGGCCCTGACAGGATTTTTCCTCATTTATGGCAAAGGGGAGGAGCCGCTGAAGCTTACACTGGATCGGAAAACGGCGGTGCACATTTTGAGGACCGGGGCTTCGGCGTTTGGTCTGTCGCTTGCCCCGTCTCTGATCCTGGTATTTACGAATCAGAGATGTCTTCAATACGGGGGCGGCGCTGCTGTTGCATGTTATGCGGTCATCTCTTATATCACCTTTCCCGTACAGTATATTCTGACCGGTATCGGAGACGGTTCGCAGCCTTTGATGAGTTATTACTGCGGCGGAGACCGTATGGAGGAGCTTGCGTATATCCGCAGTACGGGGGAACGTTTTGCGGCGGCCGCAGGACTGCTGCTTGCCCTGCTCGTATATGCGGTGAAGCCGGTGATCCCCGATGTGTTCGGGTTGTCCAAGCGGTCGGCAGCTTATTTTGATACAGGGATGACTGTCAGCAGTACCGCGTTTTTCGTTATGGGACCGGTAAAGTTCCATATTGCATACATGAATTCGGTACTTCGGATAAAAGACGCCTCCAGATTAATATACGGCGAGACTCTGATCGCCATGCCTGTCCTCCTTTTTATCCTGCCGGAAATATGGGGGATAAACGGGGTATGGGCTGCCTTTCCGGCCGGCCAGCTCGTTATGCTTCTTATATTTAACATATGTTTTACAAGAAGAAAAAGCAGACTTAATACTGCGGTGGTAAGATGTGGCCGTTGA
- the feoB gene encoding ferrous iron transport protein B produces MGIKIALAGNPNSGKTTLFNALTGSNQFVGNWPGVTVEKKEGKLKSNKEAVIMDLPGIYSLSPYTLEEVVARNYLITERPDAILNIVDGTNLERNLYLTTQLMELGIPVVMAVNMMDVVKKSGDVIDTRKLGEKLGCTVVAVSALKGEGIEEAAGKAVKAAQAKQAVAPVHEFSQEVEAVLDEIETMLDGDIPEEQKRFYAVKLFERDDKIAEQMKHAPDVSAVIEKAEKDMDDDSESIITNERYNYITSIIGESLKKANKEKLTTSDKIDRVVTNRWLALPIFAVVMWLVYYVSVSTVGTWATDWANDGVFGEGWKLFGLVDVPGIPVIVENGLSVVNCAPWLQSLILDGIIAGVGAVLGFVPQMLVLFIFLAFLEACGYMARVAFIMDRIFRKFGLSGKSFIPMLIGTGCGVPGIMASRTIENDRDRKMTIMTTTFIPCGAKLPIIALIAGALFGGASWVAPSAYFVGIAAIICSGIILKKTKMFAGDPAPFVMELPAYHMPTVSNVLRSMWERGWSFIKKAGTIILLSTIFIWFTSSFGFVDGHFGMVEDLSDGLLASIGRGLAWLFVPLGWGDWKSAVAAITGLVAKENVVGTFGILYGFAEVAENGAEVWGTLAASMTAVAAYSFLVFNLLCAPCFAAMGAIKREMNNAKWFWFAIGYQTILAYAVSLCVYQFGSLFTGGGFGIGTAAAVIVLIGFLYLLFRPYKESSSLKVNVSSVNARRAKA; encoded by the coding sequence ATGGGAATCAAGATAGCACTTGCCGGCAATCCAAACAGCGGCAAGACAACTTTGTTTAACGCACTGACCGGTTCCAACCAGTTCGTGGGTAACTGGCCGGGGGTCACTGTTGAAAAGAAGGAAGGAAAACTTAAGAGCAATAAGGAAGCAGTGATCATGGATCTGCCGGGGATCTATTCCCTGTCGCCGTATACGCTGGAGGAAGTAGTTGCGAGAAACTATCTCATTACAGAGCGGCCGGATGCAATTTTAAATATTGTGGACGGCACGAACCTGGAACGTAACCTGTATCTGACGACACAGCTCATGGAACTCGGTATTCCTGTAGTGATGGCGGTCAACATGATGGATGTGGTAAAAAAATCGGGCGACGTCATTGATACAAGAAAACTGGGAGAAAAGCTTGGATGTACAGTCGTGGCGGTCTCCGCGCTGAAGGGCGAAGGAATCGAAGAGGCGGCCGGAAAGGCTGTGAAAGCCGCGCAGGCAAAACAGGCGGTGGCGCCTGTGCATGAGTTTTCACAGGAAGTTGAGGCTGTTCTGGATGAGATCGAGACGATGCTTGACGGTGATATACCAGAGGAGCAGAAACGGTTCTATGCGGTAAAGCTGTTTGAGCGGGATGACAAGATCGCGGAACAGATGAAGCATGCGCCGGATGTGTCTGCAGTTATCGAAAAGGCCGAGAAGGACATGGACGATGATTCGGAGAGTATCATAACAAATGAGCGGTATAATTACATAACTTCCATCATAGGCGAGAGTCTTAAAAAAGCGAACAAAGAGAAACTCACAACATCCGACAAGATAGACCGGGTCGTGACGAATCGATGGCTCGCGCTGCCGATATTTGCGGTTGTAATGTGGCTTGTATATTACGTGTCCGTGTCAACGGTCGGAACATGGGCGACAGACTGGGCAAATGACGGCGTATTCGGCGAGGGATGGAAGCTGTTCGGACTCGTCGACGTGCCGGGCATACCGGTCATCGTGGAGAATGGTCTAAGCGTGGTCAATTGTGCGCCGTGGTTGCAGAGTCTCATCCTGGATGGTATCATAGCAGGTGTAGGAGCCGTCCTTGGATTCGTGCCGCAGATGCTCGTGCTCTTTATATTCCTCGCGTTTCTGGAGGCATGCGGTTATATGGCGAGAGTCGCGTTTATCATGGACAGGATCTTCCGTAAATTCGGTCTTTCCGGAAAGTCATTTATTCCGATGCTCATCGGCACCGGATGCGGCGTGCCCGGCATTATGGCGTCGAGGACGATCGAAAATGACCGTGACCGCAAGATGACGATCATGACAACTACGTTTATTCCGTGCGGAGCAAAGCTTCCTATCATAGCCCTTATCGCGGGAGCGCTGTTCGGCGGGGCGTCCTGGGTTGCGCCGAGCGCTTATTTTGTCGGCATAGCGGCAATTATCTGTTCAGGTATCATACTGAAAAAGACGAAAATGTTTGCCGGAGACCCGGCGCCGTTTGTAATGGAACTTCCGGCTTATCATATGCCTACTGTTAGCAACGTGCTCAGAAGTATGTGGGAACGCGGATGGTCCTTTATCAAAAAAGCAGGAACTATCATTTTACTGTCCACTATATTTATATGGTTCACATCCAGCTTTGGGTTTGTAGACGGACATTTCGGAATGGTTGAAGATTTGAGTGACGGTCTGCTTGCAAGTATCGGCAGAGGCCTTGCATGGCTCTTTGTTCCTCTCGGATGGGGAGACTGGAAGTCAGCGGTCGCCGCGATCACCGGACTTGTAGCGAAGGAAAACGTTGTGGGAACATTTGGCATTCTTTACGGCTTTGCAGAAGTGGCGGAAAACGGAGCAGAAGTATGGGGAACGCTTGCGGCGAGCATGACCGCTGTAGCGGCATATTCCTTCCTCGTATTCAATCTACTGTGCGCTCCTTGCTTTGCGGCGATGGGAGCGATCAAGCGTGAGATGAACAATGCAAAATGGTTCTGGTTCGCCATCGGATACCAGACGATACTTGCCTATGCGGTCTCACTCTGTGTGTACCAGTTCGGCAGCCTGTTCACAGGCGGCGGATTCGGAATCGGCACAGCCGCAGCGGTGATCGTACTGATCGGCTTTTTGTACCTGTTATTCAGGCCGTATAAGGAAAGTTCTTCATTGAAAGTGAATGTATCAAGCGTAAATGCCCGCAGGGCAAAAGCATAG
- the rpoC gene encoding DNA-directed RNA polymerase subunit beta', translated as MPVNSNEQSYQPMTFDAIKIGLASPEKILDWSRGEVTKPETINYRTLKPEKDGLFCEKIFGPSKDWECHCGKYKKIRYKGVVCDRCGVEVTKASVRRERMGHIALAAPVSHIWYFKGIPSRMGLILDLSPRTLEKVLYFASYIVLDKGETDLQYKQVLSEQEYQEARESWGSSFRVGMGAEAIKELLEAIDLDKEYEELQSGLEGATGQKRARIVKRLEVVEAFRESGNKPEWMIMTAIPVIPPDLRPMVQLDGGRFATSDLNDLYRRIINRNNRLKRLLELGAPDIIVRNEKRMLQEAVDALIDNGRRGRPVTGPGNRALKSLSDMLKGKSGRFRQNLLGKRVDYSGRSVIVVGPELKIYQCGLPKEMAIELFKPFVMKELVQNGTAHNIKNAKKMVERLQPEVWDVLEDVIKEHPVMLNRAPTLHRLGIQAFEPILVEGKAIKLHPLVCTAYNADFDGDQMAVHLPLSVEAQAECRFLLLSPNNLLKPSDGGPVAVPSQDMVLGIYYLTQERPGAKGEGKVFKSVNEAILAYENNALTLHSRIKVRMSKVMHGGEVKTETIESTLGRFIFNEIIPQDLGFVDREAEGNELLLEVDFHVGKKQLKQILEKVINTHGATATAEVLDAIKSTGYKYSTRAAMTVSISDMTVPPQKPEMIEQAQDTVDKITKNYKRGLITEEERYKEVVETWKATDDALTEALLSGLDKYNNIFMMADSGARGSDKQIKQLAGMRGLMADTTGRTIELPIKSNFREGLDVLEYFMSAHGARKGLSDTALRTADSGYLTRRLVDVSQELIIHEVDCAKKGAEIPGMYVKAFMDGNEEIESLQERITGRYLCENIVDKDGNILVKANHMVTPKRAELIIRKGVDEKGGPLKKIKIRTILSCKSHSGVCAKCYGANMATGEPVQVGEAVGIIAAQSIGEPGTQLTMRTFHTGGVAGDDITQGLPRVEELFEARKPKGLAIITEFAGTASINDTKKKREIIVTNNETGESKAYLIPYGSRIKIQDGAELEAGDELTEGSVNPHDILKIKGLRAVQDYMIQEVQRVYRLQGVEINDKHIEVIVRQMLKKVRIEEAGDTEFLPGTTVDILDFEDVNEKLAEEGKEPATGEQIMLGITKASLATNSFLSAASFQETTKVLTEAAIKGKVDPLIGLKENVIIGKHIPASTGMRKYRDVRLDTEFTMNDELMFDEEPEAEAEAEEFVEVEE; from the coding sequence ATGCCAGTAAACAGTAATGAACAATCATATCAGCCAATGACTTTTGATGCAATCAAAATCGGTTTGGCATCACCTGAGAAGATATTAGACTGGTCCAGGGGTGAAGTTACAAAGCCTGAGACCATTAACTATAGAACACTGAAGCCTGAAAAAGACGGATTATTCTGCGAGAAGATCTTCGGACCGAGCAAGGACTGGGAATGCCACTGCGGCAAATATAAGAAGATCCGTTATAAAGGCGTAGTCTGCGACCGGTGCGGTGTTGAAGTTACGAAGGCAAGCGTGCGGCGTGAGCGTATGGGACATATAGCGCTCGCGGCTCCGGTATCCCACATCTGGTACTTTAAGGGGATCCCGAGCCGTATGGGACTCATTCTGGACCTGTCTCCGAGAACACTGGAGAAAGTGCTGTACTTTGCGTCTTATATCGTACTCGACAAGGGAGAGACCGACCTTCAGTATAAGCAGGTGCTGTCCGAGCAGGAATACCAGGAAGCGAGAGAGTCCTGGGGAAGTTCCTTCCGCGTGGGCATGGGCGCAGAGGCGATCAAGGAGCTTCTGGAGGCCATAGACCTGGATAAAGAATACGAAGAACTTCAGTCAGGCCTTGAAGGGGCTACCGGACAGAAACGCGCCAGGATCGTTAAGCGTCTGGAAGTAGTAGAAGCATTCCGCGAATCCGGAAACAAGCCGGAGTGGATGATCATGACGGCGATCCCTGTAATCCCGCCGGATCTGCGTCCTATGGTACAGCTGGACGGCGGCCGTTTTGCCACATCTGACTTAAACGACCTTTACAGAAGGATCATCAATAGAAATAACCGTCTGAAACGTCTTCTTGAACTTGGCGCTCCGGACATTATCGTAAGAAATGAAAAGAGAATGCTTCAGGAGGCGGTTGACGCGCTCATCGACAACGGACGCCGCGGCCGTCCGGTCACAGGACCGGGCAACAGGGCGCTGAAGTCTCTTTCCGACATGCTGAAAGGTAAATCCGGCCGTTTCCGCCAGAACCTGCTCGGCAAGCGTGTCGATTATTCAGGACGTTCCGTTATCGTCGTTGGGCCTGAGCTTAAGATATACCAGTGCGGCCTTCCGAAAGAAATGGCGATCGAGCTGTTTAAGCCGTTTGTCATGAAAGAGCTTGTACAAAACGGTACGGCGCACAATATCAAAAACGCGAAAAAAATGGTGGAACGGCTGCAGCCGGAAGTATGGGATGTGCTGGAAGATGTCATCAAAGAACATCCGGTCATGCTTAACCGTGCCCCTACGCTTCACAGACTTGGTATTCAGGCATTTGAACCGATTCTCGTAGAAGGTAAGGCGATCAAGCTTCACCCTCTCGTATGTACTGCTTACAACGCTGACTTTGACGGTGACCAGATGGCGGTTCATCTTCCGCTTTCCGTGGAGGCGCAGGCAGAGTGCCGGTTCCTGCTTCTGTCACCGAACAACCTGCTGAAACCGTCCGACGGAGGACCGGTTGCCGTACCTTCACAGGATATGGTACTCGGTATCTACTATCTGACGCAGGAAAGACCCGGAGCAAAAGGCGAGGGCAAAGTATTTAAAAGTGTGAATGAGGCGATACTCGCCTATGAAAATAACGCGCTGACACTCCACTCACGTATCAAAGTGCGCATGTCCAAGGTTATGCATGGAGGAGAGGTGAAGACGGAAACAATCGAGTCTACACTCGGAAGGTTCATCTTCAATGAGATCATCCCGCAGGACCTCGGTTTTGTAGACCGTGAGGCAGAAGGAAATGAATTGCTGCTTGAGGTGGACTTCCACGTTGGAAAGAAACAGCTGAAGCAGATACTTGAAAAGGTTATCAACACACACGGAGCAACGGCTACCGCCGAGGTGCTCGACGCCATTAAATCAACGGGTTATAAATATTCTACAAGAGCGGCTATGACGGTATCTATCTCTGACATGACGGTGCCGCCGCAGAAGCCGGAGATGATCGAGCAGGCGCAGGATACTGTTGATAAGATCACGAAGAACTACAAGCGCGGTCTCATAACAGAAGAAGAGCGTTATAAAGAAGTGGTAGAGACATGGAAGGCAACGGACGACGCGCTGACAGAAGCGCTGCTGTCAGGTCTGGATAAATACAACAACATCTTTATGATGGCAGATTCCGGCGCCCGTGGTTCCGACAAGCAGATCAAGCAGCTTGCTGGCATGCGTGGACTTATGGCTGATACGACAGGACGTACTATCGAGCTGCCTATCAAGTCAAACTTCCGTGAAGGTCTTGACGTACTGGAGTATTTCATGTCCGCGCACGGCGCGCGTAAAGGACTTTCCGATACTGCTCTTCGTACGGCGGACTCCGGTTACCTGACGAGACGTCTCGTTGACGTATCACAGGAGCTTATCATCCATGAAGTGGACTGTGCAAAGAAGGGCGCCGAGATTCCGGGAATGTATGTGAAAGCGTTCATGGACGGAAACGAGGAGATCGAAAGTCTTCAGGAACGTATCACAGGCCGTTATCTCTGTGAAAACATTGTGGATAAAGACGGCAATATCCTTGTGAAGGCAAACCATATGGTCACACCGAAAAGAGCAGAGCTTATCATAAGAAAAGGTGTCGACGAGAAGGGCGGGCCGCTCAAGAAGATCAAGATCCGTACGATCCTCTCCTGTAAGTCTCACAGCGGCGTGTGCGCGAAATGCTACGGCGCCAACATGGCAACAGGCGAGCCTGTGCAGGTAGGTGAAGCTGTCGGTATCATCGCGGCTCAGTCTATCGGTGAACCTGGTACGCAGCTTACGATGCGTACGTTCCATACGGGTGGTGTGGCCGGCGACGATATCACACAGGGTCTTCCTCGTGTGGAGGAGCTTTTTGAGGCGAGAAAGCCGAAGGGTCTTGCCATTATCACAGAGTTTGCGGGCACGGCATCGATCAACGATACGAAGAAAAAACGTGAGATCATCGTGACAAACAATGAGACCGGGGAATCTAAGGCGTATCTCATCCCTTACGGTTCCAGGATCAAGATACAGGACGGGGCAGAGCTGGAGGCCGGTGACGAACTTACAGAAGGTAGTGTCAATCCGCATGATATCCTTAAGATAAAGGGACTGCGCGCGGTGCAGGACTACATGATTCAGGAAGTACAGCGCGTATACCGTCTGCAGGGTGTTGAGATCAATGACAAGCATATCGAGGTCATTGTACGCCAGATGCTCAAGAAAGTCCGTATAGAGGAAGCGGGAGACACGGAATTCCTCCCGGGTACAACTGTTGACATCCTTGACTTTGAGGATGTGAACGAGAAACTTGCTGAAGAAGGGAAAGAGCCTGCCACAGGCGAGCAGATCATGCTCGGTATCACAAAGGCGTCTCTTGCTACAAATTCCTTCCTGTCAGCGGCATCTTTCCAGGAGACCACAAAGGTCCTCACGGAAGCCGCTATCAAGGGCAAGGTCGACCCGCTTATCGGCCTGAAAGAGAACGTGATCATCGGTAAGCATATACCGGCCAGTACAGGTATGAGGAAATACCGTGATGTCAGGCTGGACACAGAGTTTACGATGAACGATGAGCTTATGTTCGACGAAGAACCGGAGGCAGAAGCAGAAGCGGAAGAATTCGTGGAAGTAGAAGAATAA
- a CDS encoding FeoA family protein encodes MRTLRNIGCNQSVSVVKLHGEGAVKRRIMDMGITKGTEVFVRKVAPLGDPVEVTVRGYELSLRKADAEMIEVN; translated from the coding sequence ATGCGCACATTAAGAAATATCGGATGCAATCAAAGCGTATCGGTCGTCAAGCTTCACGGTGAGGGAGCGGTCAAAAGGCGGATCATGGATATGGGGATCACGAAGGGAACGGAAGTGTTTGTCAGAAAGGTAGCGCCTCTGGGCGACCCGGTCGAAGTTACCGTCCGTGGTTATGAATTGTCCCTGCGCAAAGCAGACGCAGAGATGATCGAGGTAAATTAG